The genomic stretch AGAGAATTAGTTaaatttacaaacaaaaaaaaattcaatctgTTGTTGTCATCAAAATGCAATCACATTACCATCGATTTGACATCGAAGCAAAAGGAAAAAATCAACATATACAAGTATGCATCTAAATactatcgatataccatcgaaactGATTTTGCAAATCAACAAACAAACTATTGATATGTCATCGAAATGACATTGAAACTGCATCGATATACATTTAACAAATAACGATGCACATAGAATCAAACTCATTTCAAGATATATTTTTGCAAAATAGAGATTAAAATCCTACATTAGGATTAAAATCAAACCCATTTCATCTATTTTATACATTacgattcaatttttttttttaaaaaaacgacCTTACCATTAGTGATGATGGAGAAGATGGTGGCAACGACGGCTGTGACGAGGAGAAAGAGAGAGTTTCGCCTGAAagagagagtgtgagaaagtGAGGGGtctgagagatagagagaaaatTCGCTTGAGAGAGTTCGGATGGGAGTGTTTAATATTAgaggtatttttgtctaaaaaattaaaaatatcatatgtttGAGATAATAAGTTATAtttgcattttaaaaaaattaactatgttatatgatatgtagTATAAAATTTCCCTTATATAATGTATATCACGCAACACAGGCGTATAGTGGTAAAATCTTATGTGTAGCAGTGCTTCTATAATTCTATGTCGGATCGTATAAATATTAAATTGTCCATTTCGTAAACTAAGTGGGAGTCACGTGCACTTCCAATAAATCAgtcaaaacaccaaaaaaaaaatagaatgatgACGCATCTTGTGATATGACTCAAATTTGAGTTTGACCTCTAAATTTGTGTGGTTTCATGCCGTGTAGGCCTAATTCTAATAGAAAAACTAGTTGTTAGAGATGCTGTTCATACTATCATGCATTCTAtcaatacttttttatttttattcttctcGTCCAATTGTTTAAAATCactcaaattaataaataaattagcGGTTCTTATCTATGACCCACGAACCTCAATATGGTTTCACATTCAGAACCATGATTACTTTGATTTTCTAGATCCATAATGCTATATTTCGTTGTACATATGAAAAAGGTGTGTATAATCAAACCATGTTTTATTTAAAGGGGAAAGCAACAAAACAAACCAATCACCACAAGTCCACAATTACACAGGAAAAAGGCATATCAACAACAAGAGCTAAAAGATGTACAAGAGGGAATTCCCTCTTTAACTGGCTAATGCTTCACAAATCAAAACATTGCTAGCTAGACAATGATTCAAATCACGTTCACGTATATTAATAccacatttttttttaagatattaaccaaaaactattttattcatttgaatatatatatatccctttgagttaacaaatattataaattctCTCATTGCATTTAAATTTAGAAGTAAAACACGCAAGAGCGAAATCTAATTATAATTCtaaaattgaatatatatatattaaaaagtcGAAAAAATGTGTGACTGGTTTATTATTGTAATTTCATCCAACAAAAAATTATAGAGAATTCTTTATAATATAAATTCTAAGTTTAACTTTGATATTGGGTTTATTTATTTATGGATGATTAACTAAAACGGAAATGCGTGTATTTGCAAAATTGTGCTGTGTTTTTGGCAATATAAAGGGTTTGAGATATACATTTGATGGTGTCACGTCTCATCCAATTCATAATAAAATAAGTGAGGCTAAAGTTTGTAGCTTAAAACGCTTTTTTCGGCTTTATCATTACCTTTGTCCCGTCACACCAGTAATTGTCTTAACCTTATTAATTTGTTATCATTATTTATTACTATATTATATTGATGTATTGTCACTCCCACTAGATCTTGTAAAatacttcacattttttttatttcaattatatATCCCTTTTGTCATTAATTTTGTTTCCTACTTCAATTTTTAACATATACGTTATTTATATATCGTGGCTCCTATAAAAGTAGTAAGCCATGTGAGGTGGTATATTCAAAACCCTATCATTATTTACACCttccttttgttttttttagtGGGGAAATAAAGCCATCCGTTgaattttgacattttttttgtGAAGATTATTTGATGCAAGAAAAACAAGATCCCACCACCCTTATTTCTGACCAATTAGAtgtttaattaaccaaaactTGACCACATCCTCAAAAGGTCACCGACTTGTTTCTTCATTAGGCTCATAAATCATGATGAGAAAATTCACATCTCAAATCAGATAATAAGAGCACAAATATTAAGAGTTCAACAaaaattgaacatgttttatttCTCATTTATTCTATAAGTCAAGATCTACATTCCTCCAAGATAATgttaacaaagaaaaaaaaaatatagcacAAATTGTACATACATTTATGTATAAAGCTACCAAGCATACCAAACATTTGTCCGTGGTCTAGCAATATGTGGCCAAACGGCTCTAATAGCATTTAAGGATCCATCTGTTGGACACAATTTCTCACACGCAAAAGCTGTCCCCACACACTTACAAGTCCCTTGTATTACTTTCTACCTTACACTTCTTTCTTCTTATTAAAGCACCACAACTTCTCTTGCTTTAACTCTCTTTCTATCTTTCTCTTCTTAATTTGTGTATCCTCTGTCTTCCTCTTTTTTCAAATGGCTCAGGCTCAGGTACTTCTGAATTTCTTTACCAAATATTGCATGAAGTCTCATTGGAGTTTCATCTATTTTCTTAGTTGTATTTTGAATTAAGATCTACTATTTTGCAGTGATAATTATGTAAGATCTTTTTGTCTCATCTTTGTTTTTGTATCCAACTTTATTGCAGAAGGTGGTGTTGAAGGTCATGACCATGACTGATGACAGAACAAAGCAGAAAGCTATGGAAGCTGCAGCTGATATTTTTGGTATGTGGGTTTATCTTTGTTTGTATAAACTTCttcaatataaaaagaaaaaaataaatatcattcTTTCTTGAAAAATCTCATCTTTCTTTTGCTAAATCATGTTACTTTCTTAGATTGTTTTATGTGAAATTGTGTTGACTTATATTTCCTGGTATTGAATTTGAATTGCTGTCATCAGGGGTTGATTCAATAGCAGCAGATATTAAGGATCAGAAGCTAACAGTAATAGGAGTGATGGATACAGTGGCAGTAGTGAAGAAGTTGAAGAAAGTAGGGAAAGTGGACATAATATCAGTTGGGCCAGCcaaggaagaaaagaaagaagaaaagaaagaggaaaagaaggaagaaaagaaagaggaaaaacCAGCGGAAAAGAAAGAggagaaaaaggaagagaaaaagTAATCTCAATTATCATCTTAAAAACCTCTCCTCTCTTACTCTAATGCATTGATATAGTAATTAGTACATCAAACTTCAAAGCCAGCAAGCAAGCAatatgagggtttattttctttactAATGTAATTAAAAAGAATGTGGAAATAGAGTAATATATTGTTACCTTTTTCAAAAGGGTATATATGAAAACAAGAATTTTGTAAGGTAATAAGAAAATGAGAATATTTTTGCTGCCAATGCCATCTTCCATTTGTTTAAAGGTTTAAGTGTGGTCCATCATCAATATGTGCCGCCGACTAAAGCCAACCATTAAGATTAAATTGACCCGTTGTCATTTTATTATTTGGTTCATTTGCCAAATGTGGAACAAGTGGCATCTAGTGCCTTACGATTTGCGGTCATTGATTTTGCACATTTTGTATATTATTAAATGGTGTTCAACTATGTATGGTTGAAGGCATTGAAGAACTTGGCCTAGTTAACCATACCAATAGCTATTAGCCATCATATGCTAGAATAGAAGTTTTAATGTACTCATTTTCCACATGCCACATCAACTATGTTCCACAaataatttgagtttttatgtttAATGAGATgtactaaattaaaaaaatgctACACTTTCTAATCATTTCAAAAAATACCAAATTTTTTGacaatatccaaaatacccctctTATAAGTTTTCCATcaacttcttcttctctcttccctctctctccctcaacccattcctctcaactctctctctagaaaaaaattcatgggtaaggtaaaatataagagaactcaatgtaataGCAAGTATTCCTTACTTAAGACactaaaatactgcatttcgaacagatataggcataattttttagtttttttttgcgatttttttcagatctgaaactttgaaatctgtagaaaatcgacgtagttcgatggtgctcgatgccagctcgatggggccttcaaaatcaagattttcatgaaaaaatcgatgttgctcgatggtggttcgatgcgattcttgcaagatacgtaatttttcactcgagtgtccgtttggggtgattttttttttttattttgggtattttttcaagatctacacgtttaagatgtgtatatacacatttgggaaatataaatcttaaaaaaatgacaaatgcaaaacatacctcatgttcaagatatgttttggtatgttttcaagttctaaactttgaaaatgtgtatgtgaacatctaaaatgtgtagatctcaaaaaaatacccaaaataaaaaaaaatcatctcaaacgaacacccgagtgaaaaattatgtctcttacaagaattgcatcgaaccaccatcgagcaaccatcgaactaccatcgaacaatcatcgaaccaccattgagcaacgtcgattttttcatgaaaatattgattttgaaggccccatcgaggtaGCAGCGAACACCATCGAGTtggacatgatttttgagttatttttcagatttgaaactctgaaatatgtagaaaattgactttgctcgatggtgctcgataccagctcgatggggccttcaaaatcaatattttcatgaaaaatttGAGAtttctcgatggtggttcgatggttgctcgatggtggttcgatggttgctcAATGGTAgtttgatggtggttcgatgcaattcttgtaagagacataatttttcactcgggtatccgtttgggatgattttttttattttgggtatttttttttagatctacacgttttagatgttcacatacacattttcaaagtttagaacttgaaaacatacaaaaacatatcttgaacatgaggtatgttttgcatttgtcatttttttcaagatttacatttcccaaatgtgtatatacacatctcaaaagtgtagatcttgaaaaaatacaaaaaaaaaaaaaaatcacccaaaacggacacccgagtgaaaaattacgtatcttgcaagaattgcatcgaaccaccatcaagcaacatcaatttttttttatgaaaatcttgattttgaaggccccatcgagctggcatcaagcaccatcgaaccacgtggattttctgcagatttcaaagtttcagatcagAAAAAAAATCGcaataaaaacccaaaaatcatgcccagatttgttcgaaatgtagtattttagtgtcctaagtgaggAATACTTGCCGTTACATtgatttttatgatattttaccttacccgtgaattttttttatagagagggagttgagaggaatgtgttgagggagagagag from Humulus lupulus chromosome 5, drHumLupu1.1, whole genome shotgun sequence encodes the following:
- the LOC133834732 gene encoding heavy metal-associated isoprenylated plant protein 39; the encoded protein is MAQAQKVVLKVMTMTDDRTKQKAMEAAADIFGVDSIAADIKDQKLTVIGVMDTVAVVKKLKKVGKVDIISVGPAKEEKKEEKKEEKKEEKKEEKPAEKKEEKKEEKK